The Chloroflexi bacterium ADurb.Bin180 genome segment GATCCATTGCCCAGCACGCGAATTGCCAAAGGGCTCCTTGGGCGGAAGGACCAGTCCCTCAACCGATTTCACCGCAGGGTAGACCACGAGCCAGTCTTGCTGGGGAAGCATCAGTTCGCTGCTGAAAAGGCCGAACGGATCGCCCGATTGGAGCTTGGTGGGGCCAAAAGCATAGACCCCGCGCCTGTCACAGCGCAACCGATAGCGCCAGCTTGTGCCCTCATACCAGCGCAGTGACATGACACTGCTGAGAAAACCCACATCAGCCTTGGTGGTGGGCTGGGATGCACCTTCGAGGAGGTTTACTGGCAGGGGATACTCGTCGTCGATCCGCAGCCACGAAATGGGGAGCCGCTTGTCGTTGCTGGCGCGCATAGTCAGATCGACCGTCTCGCCGAGGAACAAGCGGCGTTCGCTGAACGTGCGGTGAAAAGCCACGTGGCGGAGCGATTGTTTGTTCCACGCCCAGCCTGCCGCTGTAGCAGTCAGAACTAGCAGAGCGAGAACAACCAGGCCGCTCTGGTGGAAGATCAGACCGATCACAGCGGCGAACAGGGCCAGGGCGACCCAGTTCTCGTTGAACATCACTTCTCCACGGGAACGGGCACTGAGGCAACGATTTCGGTGATCACCTGCTCGGGGGTACGCCCGCGCAGCCGCGTCTGGGGGTGGATCGAGATACGATGGGTAAGTACTGCAGGAGCGAGATACTTGATATCGTCTGGAATCACAAAATCGCGGCCCCTCAGCGCGGCCAGGGCCTGAGCGGTTCGGTATAGAGCCAGAGAGCCGCGAGGGCTCACACCCAATTCAACTGCCGGGTGGCTCCGGGTCGCGCGAGTAACCTGGACGGAATACTGGCGTACGGAATCCTCCACACGAATGGAGCGCACCTGGTGCTGAAAGGTCAGCAGCTCCTCTGTGGTCAGAACGGGCTGCAGCTCGTCCAGAGGGTCGTGCTGCTCGAAACGCAGCAGCAGGTTGTTCTCGTCTAACTCGCTGGGATAGCCAAGGCCGACTTTCATCAGAAAACGATCCACCTGGGCCTCTGGCAGGGGGAATGTCCCCTCCAGCTCGATGGGGTTCTGGGTGGCCAGCACCAGGAAGGGCCGTGGCAGAGGGTGGG includes the following:
- the ravA_1 gene encoding ATPase RavA; translated protein: MTIQEAMSAVLSNVSKVIVGKSEVIELTLAALLCEGHVLIEDVPGTGKTTLAKALARSLDCSFQRIQFTPDLLPSDVTGLYFFNQKTQEFEFRPGPVLAQVVLADEINRATPRTQAALLEAMQEHQVSVDLHTHPLPRPFLVLATQNPIELEGTFPLPEAQVDRFLMKVGLGYPSELDENNLLLRFEQHDPLDELQPVLTTEELLTFQHQVRSIRVEDSVRQYSVQVTRATRSHPAVELGVSPRGSLALYRTAQALAALRGRDFVIPDDIKYLAPAVLTHRISIHPQTRLRGRTPEQVITEIVASVPVPVEK